The DNA sequence GGTGTACTGATAGGCAAGCGTGGTAATAGTTTTGTCTGGAAATTCTTTGGCAACAGCATTCACAAACCTCAGCATTAAGCCAGCCGGAGAGCCTTCCTGCAAATCAATGGACTGGCATTTTTCACATTGACAATACTCGTAATTGTCGTTCTGACTCACTGACCAATATTTAATTTTTGGATGAGCAGACATCTCTTCTTTAAGTTTTTTCAGCGTGATTTTCAGTACTTCGGGATTGGTCAAACACAGCTGTCCGTGCGCCACCCGATTGCCATTCACCAATGCAAAATATTCAGGATGTTCATCGAAATATATTTCAGGAGGCACCAATTTGTTGAATGTATGCACATAGTAACCTTGCCAATCTGGCTCGCGCCAACGGTCTTCAATGGTATTCAGTTTTCTGAAATATTTAAAGGTAGTGTCGTTGGCGAATGGACCGTTCACAATACGAATGGTAGCAGGCGGAATCTGAATTTCGTTGATGGGATTTAAAATAATATCTGTCATTACTGGCATGTATTCAGCTCCTGGAGCCAGCATACGCACCCCCAGATAATCTTCAAGAAACCCGGTCACTCCGTAAATCACCCCCATGCCGCTTCCGCCTGTAATGTAAATGTTGTTATCGGATGTTAGAATACAATATCCGTCTTCTTTAAGCAATTCTGCCGATTCTGAGCAAAATCCGCGAGGAAAAGTTGCCAGAACAAAAGCAGGATGTTTGGCCTTTGGGTCAGAATCACGGTAAACGGGCAATTGCGCGCCGCTTATTCTAAAAAGATAGTGCTGAAGGATTTCGCTGGCTTCAATTTCATTTACCGTTGCTGTTGAGCTGAGAATGATGCTGTATCTGCTTTTCCCGTTTTCGATCAGGCGTAATTCGCTGCTGCCCAATACCGCCGATGATAGAAATATACAAATCAGAAATGCGATTTGGGGCAATCTTGTTTTCATTTATCAAAGAAAATAATAATTTCCCTTCTGAAATCCCGATTTTACCCATTTAAGGCCATTAGTTATTAAATGCTTTCAACAACATATTAACAGGTTTTCAACAATTTATTTTGGTTTTCTAATGGCGAAAATTCTGAAACTTTCTGATAATAAAGATATTAACCTGGCGGCTCAGTAAATTTTGTTGAAAAACAGAGATCTTTTAAAAGAAAATTCCGGCTCCTGGCATCAGACCGAGCAATATAGCTCCCAATGCGCATAGTATTCCAATAACAGAATGACTGATCTTTGTTTTTACAACCGGGGCAATGCAGAGAATAAAGCCTGCTACTGCCGTTACAATAATCACATTTCCTATCAAAGTCTGCGTATTTTGCATTTCTTGATGAACCAAAAAACTCAATTCGTCATATTTTTTCTCTATAGCATTAACTTTTGGTATATAAATATATCGGTTGTACAAGCCTGAAGCAAGGCTCATCAATAACAGAAATAGACCTGGAATAAAAAGTGTTTTCATTGCTTTATGAATTAAATTCACTTCGACTAATGCAAATATATTTCATATATAACGCATAATAACTAACACGTGTTATTATTTTTGAACAATTCTTTCAACAATTTTCTTTGAAATTCACAGGAGCCTCATCCGCACAGAATATTCTTCTCCGTTCTTTGGTATTTCAAACCTTATCACTAGTTCGAAAAGTAACCGCTAGCATCAAAAATGTGCGTAGCTTGTGCTAAACCCAGCAACAAGCCAAAGATTCCGATCAGGATTCTGAAAAAATTCAGCACTCTTTTTCTATTCTCCTCCGGAATATAACACAACACCAGTGCCGTTGTACTGACGAAAATTGTAATTATTCCGAAAGTAACCTGGCTAGATTGGGTGTCGTTGCAAACGGGGGCATTGAAAGTCATACACTCGTTTGCATGATGGCACTGACGACAAAAACTGATTATACAGTCCGGTTGCCATGCTGACAAGGGAAAGGATAAATCCGATAACTGAATGGTTCTTTATTGATTATTTCTGTCAACTGATTCAGATTTCAAGTAAAATTATTCACATCAAGGACGTTTTATTTAACAAAATAACCGGTATAATCGAACATATGTGTTGCTTGCATCAGACCAATCAGAACAGCAATAACAGAAAGCAGAATACCAAAGTAAGCAAGATAGCTTTTCTTTTGTCTGATGGTTGGCCACAAACAAAGAATGAAAGCCAGTACGCCTGCAAGTATGGCCGTCTGGCCCAGCAAAATCTGCATGTCCTGAGTAGTGTCACAGTCTCGCTGACTCAGGATGTCAGTCTTACACATATGAGCATGATAAGCAGTCACATAGGTCAACTGATTATATATGCCAACTGCAATACCCAGCAGTGCAATGACAAAACCGGTAATAGATAAAGTTTTCATGTCAGTTTAGTTTAATCAGCAAATTATTTCGCCTAATACAAAGATAATCTATTTAACACGACTATATTATCAAACCAATCACTTTTATTTTTGCTGTTAAACTATTATCGATTTTTACAATATGAATATTTCATCGATTTTTTTCACTACTTTTGAAAAAAGAAATTAGCCGTGGTAAAGGAAAGAGAAAAAATTGTCCCTGATTCTCAGAAAACAGTAGATCCTGTAAAAAGCCTGATTCTGATCAATGATGATGTCAATTCTTTTGATCATGTTATTGAGTCACTTATTGATGTTTGCAACCACAACGAGGAGCAGGCTGAACAATGTGCAATGATAACGCATCTCAAAGGCAAATGTCCGATTAGAAAAGGTGATCGGGATGCATTGCTGCAGATCAAACAGCAGCTATCTGAACGAATGCTTTCGACTGTTATTAGTGAATAAACTTTAGTATTATGATAAAAAGAATTTCAGTACTCATTATTTTAGCAGTACTTTTTGTTGATTGCACGCGCGTTCCGGTAACTCGCCGCAAACAATTCCGCATGCTCCCCGAGAGTATGATTAACAACATGAGTTTGATCGCTTATAATGATTTTATTGCTGCAAATCCGGCTGTTCCCACTACAGATTCCCGCACCCAGCAAGTGGTTGGTGTAGGTCAAAAACTTCAAAATGCAACAATCACATATTTAAAAAAGCACGGCTATGGCAAAAGGGTAAAGCAATTCTCCTGGGCATTTACACTGGTCGATGACCCGATGGTGAACGCATTCTGCTTGCCTGGAGGAAAGATTGTTGTTTATTCAGGGATCCTTCCAGTCACAAAAACCGATGCCGGCCTGGCCACAGTGCTGAGTCACGAAATAGCTCACGCAGTTGCCCGTCACGGAAACGAGCGAATGAGTCAACAACTGGCCGTTGCAATGGGCGGTGTTGCACTTTCTGTTGCCATGCAAAACAATCCTCAGGAAACACAGAATGTCTTCAATTCGGTCTATGGAATCGGTGGAACGCTTGGAATTCTGGCCTATTCGCGCAAACATGAGTACGAAGCCGATAAAATCGGAATGGTCTTTATGGCGTTGGCTGGTTTCGATCCGGCCGAATCTGTCGTATTCTGGGAACGAATGTCAGCAAGCGGTGCCGGTGCCAATATTCCGCAGTTCCTGAGTACACACCCCACCGACGATAATCGCATTGCCGCAATGAAAGAATTTCTTCCGACGGCAAAAACATATTATAAGCCCGCTCAATAAAACACTATGGATTGGACTCTGATTATTACCCTGATTTCTGCCGGCATTGTTCTGATAATGCTTGAGATTTTTCTCCTTCCCGGAATGATTGCTGGCATTATTGGCGGTGCGGCAGTATTGTTTGGTATTTACGAGTCCTACGCTGTGTACGGATCCGAAGCTGGAATAATCACAACTGTTGTTACTCTGGCTGTTACGGTTATTCTTCTCATCCTTTTATTTAGGTCGAACACCTGGAAAAAAGCTGCGCTGAATGATTCGATCGACAGCAAAATGAACACGGAAAGCGACAACCTGAGCCCGGGCGATGAGGGCAAAACAATCACCCGTCTTTATCCAATTGGAAAAGCGGAAATCAACAATGAGACCTACGAAGTTCAAAGTCTGACCGGAATTATCGAAGCAGAATCTGATATTGTCGTTACCAAAATTGAAGGATATAAAATCTTTGTCAAACCCAAAAACACATAACCAATGAATTTACTTTTCGTTTTTCTAAACTCCAATGCTGAGGTCGGAATTTATTTCGCCATCGGCATTGGTGCCCTCATCGCTTTATGGCTGCTGTTTTACCTGATTCCGGTTGGTCTCTGGTTCAACGCCTTGCTGTCTGGCGTTCGTGTTTCTCTAATTCAGCTTATTCTGATGAGATGGAGAAAAGTTCCGCCTGCAATTATCGTCAACGCGCTGATCACTTCTTTCAAAGCTGGTATTCCGCTCAACCGGAATGAGCTCGAAGCTCACTTCCTGGCTGGTGGTCGCGTGAAAAATGTTATCAATGCACTTATCTCAGCAGATAAAGCCAATATCCCACTCGATTTCAAATCGGCTACGGCCATCGATCTGGCTGGCCGCGATGTGTTTGAAGCTGTGACGATGAGTGTTAACCCAAAAGTAATCAATACTCCTCCGGTTACCGCTGTTGCCAAAGATGGTATCCAGCTGATTGCAAAAGCGCGTGTTACGGTCCGTGCTAATATCCGCCAGCTGGTGGGTGGTGCCGGCGAAGAAACTGTTCTTGCCCGCGTTGGTGAAGGTATTGTGACTTCAATCGGTTCTTCTTTTAGTCATAAAGAAGTGCTTGAAAATCCTGATAAAATTTCAAAGGTTGTGCTTGCCCGCGGTCTTGATGCCGGAACAGCTTTCGAAATTCTTTCCATCGACATCGCTGACATTGATGTTGGCAAAAACATCGGTGCTATCCTGCAGATGGATCAGGCGCAGGCAGACAAAAATATTGCTCAGGCAAAAGCTGAAGAACGTCGCGCAATGGCCGTTGCTCTTGAACAGGAAATGATCGCCAAAGCGCAGGAAGCCCGCGCAAAAGTGATCGAGGCTGAAGCCGAAATTCCCAAAGCTATGGCGGAAGCATTTCGCAGCGGCAATATGGGAATCATGGATTATTACAAAATGAAAAATATTCAGGCCGATACCGATATGAGGCAAAATATTTCCAAACCTGGCCCACAAGGCCCTGAACCAAAATAAGAATTTTTGATTTGTTCGAATGAAACTCCTGTTACGAAAACAACAGGAGTTTTTTTATGCTACAATGCTTCAACGCATTTCCGGAAATCATCGCCACGATACTCGAAATTGATGTATTTGTCATAGCTTGCTGCGGCCGGTGACAACATGCAAACCCTGCCCTCACGAGTATTTCTGGAAGCCACTGCCACTGCATCCTGCATAGAATCTACAAAATACAATTTTATTCTTGTTCTGATTTTTCCCATCAGTTCGCCGATCAGCTTACCTACCTCGCCCATCAGAACTAGATTCAGAACGTCGCTCTTTGAAAGAAAATCAATCAACTCCGAATAATCAATGCCCCGGTTGAATCCACCGAGAATAATGGTATCAGTCGCAGGATATGCCTTTAGAGCCGCTATGGCCGATTGCGGAATGGTTGAGATCGAGTCATTGATATACTTCACTCTGTACACCTCCCGGATAAATTCAAGGCGGTGCGGAAGTGGTTTAAAGGAATACAAGGCTTTTATTGCATCCTGCAATTCAAGACCAGCTTCGATAACGGCACCAATTGCGGCGGAGATATTGCTCAAGTTGTGTGCGCCCTGCAATGGTAATTTGCTTAAATCAATGCACTCGCTAAAATGATTTTTGTTGAAATCAAAAGTGATTTCATTATTGATAGCGCCAAATCCAGTGATTTGACCTGAACATTGCTTTTGATAATCTATCCAGTTGTGACCAATCCATTCAACAGGGATAAACATACGGCCGCCCCATTTTTGATATAGACCTATATTCCATTTGGCTCTGGCATATGCCCGAAAATCTTGATAATGATCGAGATGTTCTGGGAAAACATTCAGCAAAACTGCAATGGATGGTGAATGATAAACCGTTTCCAGCTGATGGCTCGACAATTCAGCAACAATGGTTTTCTTTTCCGCATTGGGTAATTCATCAAAAAACGGAAGACCTATATTGCCGGCCAGCAGCGCGTTTCGTCCGTTGCTCACCAGCAGGTGATGAATTAATGTTGCAGTTGTGCTTTTGCCTTTTGTGCCTGTTATACCTATTACTTTATGTTCGAAAAAACGCAATAATAAACCAGTCTGCGAGGACAATTTATCCGATTTGGCCCATTTCTCAGAGACTTCTTTCAAACTGATTCCTGGCGTTTTTATCATCAGATCGAAATTGTCCGGATCACCTAAATATCCTTCACCACTCAGTTTCTGCAATTCCATTCCGGCAAATTCTTCAGGAAGAATTATTTCCTGTTTGTCTCCAATGGTTATTTGAGCATCCGGCACAAATTGTTTCAAAAACCGCAGTGTGCTCACCCCTTCACGTCCGAAACCAGCTATCAGGATACGAGATTCCTTAAGGTATTCAATCAGATTATTCAGCTCCGGATACATTATGCAGTATTTTTTCGTAAAACATTGAAAGATTATGTTCTTTATTCCAAAAATGAAGACTATTCGAAACCGGCTTATCAGGCCATTTTTCATAAACTGAAAGCAGATACGGTAATGTTTTTTCCTTTGAGTAGAATTTCCGAATGGCAAGCTGGATCGCCTCGTTCACTTCCGAAACTGTTCCGACACATTCAAATGGTTTGATCGGCACTTTCCCGGTAAGCTCTTCAAATGCGGTCTCCAACGATTCATTATTGTATAAATCTGAACCAAAAATTTCAATCCTTTTTTCAGGAGATAAAAATGGAGACAAAATTATGTTGGCAAATAAACACTTCGGACATTTTCCACACCAAATGTCTTCTTTACTTCCTGCATTGCAACTACGGAAAACCGCATGGTAGGCCGTCATTTGTGAAAACAATTTTGCAATCTGCAATTCAGTGAGCGGTCGCAGAAATGAAAAATAATTAAATCCGTCCGAAACATTTTGTGCGTAATATTCCCTGAAATCCTGCTCAAATTCAAATGATTTTGAATACTGATGATTCACATCGGTACCAGGAATAGTGCTTTCATTGGCGCTTGATTCGTTGGACAACGCAATATCAGAAATCCCTGTCATCCGCGCTATCAGCAAGGTGTAGAAAGCGAGCATGGCACTGAATGGCGTATGTCCGTTCAGAAAACCGTTGTCGTTCATTTTGAGCAATGTCGGATCGATGGTTCGTTTTACTGAAACAAAAGCTTCCATGCCTATTCCTGACATTTTTACCGTATTCAAGGTCGCTCCGCGCGGATTGATGATCAGAGGAATTACATTGCGTCCGCCATTTTTTATCAGCTCCAGTGTAACCGGTGAATCCTTGCCGCCTCCGATAGGAACAAGTGTTGAAAAATTATCAGCCGCCTGAAATTCGAAATCAGTCAGCTCTTTTTCACCCGAATTGATCCATAAAAAATCTTTTGCCGTAGTCTTGATCGAATTAATGTAAAAGAACTCACCCAGACCATTATACCACAGCTTTTTCCACCATTTAATCTGGTTTTCAGCTAGTTTATACGGTTTGATTTCGACCAAAGGAGAACATGTTGGCTTCCAGTAGCTGATCAGTTCAATCATTCCAATATGAAAAATCAGGTTATCCAGATCAGCGGCCGGAATGTTTCTTAGGAACGGAACATGCTGAAAATCAATCTCCGACGCCGGACGAAAATGCCATTCATCACCAATATGAAAATGAAAACTAAATGAAATGCCACAATCTGTCAGTCTGTAATCAAATGACTCATAAGTAAATACAGGAAATTTTTTCCTGAATTCAACAAAATCGCAGTTTTTTTCAACAATTTTCATTTTGGAATAACTTTTGACAAGTTCCGTCGTCAAAAGTACTAAAGAATCACCACTTATAAAACACGAGCCATGTTCGAAATTAAATCCAATGCAGTTGCGCCGGCCACCGGAAGGGTTCTGATCTCAGAGCCGCTGCTGCAGGATTTTTATTTCCGCCGCTCAGCTGTATTGCTGGTCGATCATGGCGAAGATGGCTCATTTGGAGTCATTATGAATAAACCAATCAAAACAAATATCAGTGAAATCATGCCCGATCTGGGTGATTTCGACGCGCCATTGTATATAGGCGGACCGGTTGATCCGAAGAACGTTTTCTTCATTCACTCGCATGGCAATATCATCGAAGGCAGCGAACATATCGGAGACGATTTATTCTGGGGTGGCCGCATTACCAGCGTGGTTGATAATATTCTGGCTGGTCATATTTCGCCCGATACCATTCGCTTTTTTCTCGGCTATTCGGGCTGGGACGCCCATCAACTTGAGGAAGAACTTAAGAAAAATGCATGGGCTGTAACAATCCCGAAATTGAATGAACTGATTCAAATGAAACCTGAACAGATCTGGTCGGGTCTCGTGAAACAACTCGGCAACGAATACAGTTTCTGGACGCATCTGCCTGCAGATCCGCAGTTTAATTAGGCGTAAGACATGAGGCGATAGGTGACATGTTAATGTCGCTACTGATTTGAAGTCAGTTTTATACGATTGTTCATTTCTAATTAATTTTTTATAAAGTCGACGGCTTCTTTTGGCTGCGATTGCTTCATTTTATTTCGGAGTATCTTTGCAGGATGACTCACACGACCAACATTATTTCAGCAGCCATTGAAAACCTGCACATCGAAAAGCTCAACGCAATGCAGGTTGAGGCCATTGATTCCATTGAAAAGAATCAAGATACAGTACTTCTGGCGCCAACTGGTTCCGGGAAGACCATCGGATTTTTGCTTCCCATTCTCAAATTGCTTGATGCCAATAAAGATCAAATTCAAGCACTTGTTTTAACGCCGTCGCGCGAGTTGGCAATTCAAATTGAGCAGGTTTTTAAATCAATGAAAACTGGCTTCCGGTCTTTGTGTTGCTATGGTGGACATTCTGTTTCAACTGAGAAAAAAAGTTTGCAGGCAAACCCCGCACTTCTGATTGGTACGCCCGGTCGTATTGCAGATCACATCAGGCGCGGACATATCAATACAACAGGCATTCACACACTGGTGCTCGATGAATTTGATAAAAGCCTGGAGTTTGGTTTTGAAAGAGAAATGCGTTTCATCATTGAACTACTTGAAAAATTGCAAAAACGCATACTCACTTCGGCCACACATTCCCTCGCCATCCCGGATTTTACGGGCATGCAAAACCCGGTTGAGTTAAATTATCTCACTGCTGAAGCGGCCGAAGGGCTGACTCTTAAAGTGGTTATGTCAGATAGTCTTGAAAAAACGGATACATTGTTTCGGCTGCTTTGCCATTTGGGCAATCATTCTACGATGGTGTTCTGCAATCACCGCGAAGCCGTGGAAAGAATCAGCCGGTTTTTGGCGGACCGACAGCTTGAGAACGACATCTTTCACGGAGGGCTGGAACAGGATGAGCGCGAACGCGTGCTGATTAAATTTCACAATGGCAGCGTCCGGATTTTGATCACCACCGACCTTGCCTCACGTGGGCTCGATATTCCATTGGTTGAAAATATTATTCACTATCAATTGCCATCAACCGAGACAGCATTTACCCACCGCAACGGACGTACCGCCAGAATGCATGCACAGGGAAATGCGTTTCTCTTGCTCGCTGGTGAGGAAAAACTTCCGGTATATATTAATGAAAAGCCTCCCATAGAGCCATTACCCGAAGAAACAGTTGTTCCGAAACCTTCCGATTGGCAAACAATTTATATCAGTGCTGGCAAAAAAGATAAAGTAAATAAAGTGGACATTGTCGGGCTTTTGCTTCAAAAAGGCAAATTAAAAAAAGAAGAACTCGGATTGATTAATGTGCTTGATTTTGTTTCGTTTGCCGCTGTAAAAAGTAATAAAGTCCCTGAATTGCTTCGTCTGCTGCGCGACGAGCCGCTGAAAAAGAAAAAAGTAAAAATTGCAGTGGCGAGATAGCTGCAAAAATTTGTGCGTTGTGCGTTGATCTCCCCGACATTCTACCGTCAGCAAGAACAGGTTGATATTGCAGCTTTGCTGACGTGGAATCGTCGGGAAGTCAGAGTCTGTAGCACCCAACGATTCCGGGACCGCTCCTTTTCACAAATCAATGTCTGTTCACGCTTCCAGCGTGATAAACTCCCGCCAGAATGTTGGGTGCGTTGCGCACACTACGCTCTCGGATCACCGCGAAGCTCCATCTTGGCCATCTTTTCCACCTGCAGATTCAATGCACCGAAATCGTTAATTACCTTTCCATACAGCAGATACACACCGTTTCCGCGGAAAGGATATTTTCGCAAACTGTCGGGGAAATGCACCGTCTCGAAAAAATTCCCTTCGAAATCAATGAAGCTGGCAAAATACATTTTCTCGTTTTTCTTTGTGCGAACGGGTTTGATGGTAACCAGCGGCGCAATCATGCGCACATATTTTCCTTCTGCATCTTTCATACCCGACGCATGAATCTCGCCCCGAAAGCTCGTTTTCAGCAGATCGAACCACGTGTATGTCACCGGAAAGCCCAGTAGTTCAATTTCATCATAGGCATCTTCGAGCTGCGACGTTTCAAGCGGTGGCAAATTTGGCAACTGGTGCGACGAAGCAAACAGCTGTCCCGATGCTTCGGGTGTTTTTCGCGCATCTTGCCCGGCCAATGTTTCCCACAACAATTCGGGTTTTGTTTTGCCGGTAAAAATAAATGCACCTGTGCGAATCAGCAGCACCAGCTGCTCGCGGGCAATATGTATACGCGACACAAAATCGGCCATGTCGGCGAAAGGCCCGTTACAAAGCCGTTCTTCGAGCACCGGACGAATGAAATTTTCCTCGAGTCCCTGCACATGAATAAAGCCGATACGAATATTATTCCCTTTCACCGTTGTGATGTAATCACCAGTGTTTATGCAGGGAAGCAGCACATTGGCCCCGCTTCGGCGCGCTTCGGAGAAATACACCCAGCTGCGGTAATAACCGCCGAAATTGTTGATGACAGCTGTCATGAACTCCACCGGATAATGCGCTTTCAGAAAAAGACTCTGATAACTCTCGACCGCAAATGAGGCTGAATGCGCCTTTGAGAAAGAATAACCCGAAAAGGATTCTATCTGTCGCCACAATTCCCTGGTGACTTCTTCGGGGCGACCCATTTTCGCTGCGCCTTCGTGGAAGCCGTTTACAATGCGCATCATTTCTTCCTTGCTGCGATATTTGCCACTCATGGCGCGGCGCAATACGTCGGCTTCGGCCAGATCGAGTCCGGCGTAATGATGCACCACTTTCAATACATCTTCCTGATAGACCATGACACCGTAGGTTTCGTGCAGCAATTCTTCGAGCACCGGATGCAGGTACTGAAACGACTGTGGATTGTGGTAGCGCCGGATGTATTCCTGCATCATCCCCGACGACGAAACACCCGGGCGAATAATAGAGCTGGCCGCTACTAGCGTGAGATAGTCGCGGCAATCGAGTTTTTTCAGCAGACTACGCATGGCCGGACTTTCGACATAAAAACAACCGATGGTCTCCCCTTTTTCGATCTGTGCCGCAATAGCCGGATCTCGCTTGAATGCAGGGATATCGTGAATGTCGATTTTCTCGCGTCGGTTCTGCGCAATAAATTTCACTGCATCGCCGATATGCCCAATGCCGCGCTGACTCAGGATATCGAACTTTTCGTAGCCCAGATCCTCGGCTACATACATATCCCACTGCACCGTCGGCATACCTTTAGGCGGCCGATCCAGCGCTGAATACATTGTTATTGGATCTTCGCTTACCAGCACGCCGCCCGCGTGAATGCTGCGCAGATTCGGAAAGTCGCGTATGGCTTCGCCCACAGAAACGATTTTCCGGATAATATCGTCATCGGCTTTGAGTGTTTTGCGCTCTTCAACGAGTGCATCAATCTCAGTTTTCGGAAGTCCGTACACTTTGCCGAGCTCGCGATAGACCGACTTATCGCGGAAAGTCTGCATCATTCCCAACAACGCAGTGTGTTTCGATCCGTAGCGTTTGAAAATATAATCCTGCACATAAGTCCGGTCTTTCCACGAAAAATCAATATCAAAATCGGGCGGGCTGGTACGCTTCGGGTTGATGAAACGCTCGAAATAAAGATCAAGTTCTACCGGATCGACATTGGTGATATAAAGGCAATACGCTACAATGCTGTTGGCGCCGCTTCCCCGCCCTACATGATAGAATCCGCGCGACATGGAATAGCGCACAATGTCCCATGCCATGAGGAAATACGACGAAAATCCAAGCCGGTCGATGATTTCAAGTTCCTTGCGAATGCGCTCCAGCACTTGCTTCGACTTGTTGGGATAGCGCGCCGGGAATCCATCCATGGCCAGTTTTTCGAGCAACAATTTATCGTCGTAGCGGCTGCCGGTAAATGTTTTTTTGTTGCGCACCACGCCCATTTCAACATCGGCGGAGCAGTCGCGCAGCAGATTTTCGGCATTGGCAAGCAGGTCGGGACATTCAGAAAATGCTTCGTATGCAGCTTTGCGGTCGGGCATAATTTCATCATTCATGGCCAGCTGCGATGATTTCAGGTTCGAGAGCAGCGTGTTGTTGTCGATGGCTCGCAGATGACAATGCGTATCGTAATCAGTTTCTGATCCGAACGTGACCGGCCACCAGGCAACCATGCGTCCACGCACTTTGCGGTCGTTGAGCACACGCAGCTGCGGCACCTGCGACGGCCGCACGGCAATGTATTCGTTGGCCCTGAGCTGCTTTGGCGTATTTTCGTTCCACGGATACAGTACAAAAACCTGATTGAACGGCGGCGCAAAATCGGCCGGCTGGGTTTCCGTCATATTGCACTGCGTCAGGTATTCGTTTATTTCCTGAAAGCCGCTCATGTTGCGGGCCATACAGACATACAGCAAGCGACTGCCGCGCCGGAATTCCATGCCCACCATGCCTTCGATGCGCTCGCTGCGGCATTGTTTGATGAAATCGACCCAGCCCGTACAATTGTTGATGTCGGCCAGCAGCACCTTCGGAAATCCGCATGCAGCTGCCAGCGAAGCCACTGTTGAGGGCGCCAGCATGCCGAAGCGCAGGCTGTAATATGAGCGACAGTGGAGGATCATGACTGAACGACTATATATTAATCAAATAACGAGACTACAATATAATCATTTCATTTTATAAACCAAAAAAAAGGTTGTCTCAAAGAATGCAGCTTCTTCAAAAACAATATTCCATCGTCCAGAAGCGACATAGAAGCGAAAGGATATGGAATCGTTGTTTGTGAAGAAGTTACGACGATTCCATATTTCGACCAAAATACTATGTATACATTCAAATCGGCCGGAACGATGGAATATCGTAACGAATTTTAATTTTGAGAAAGCCCCTTTAGTTTATAGTCGAAACTTTGTATGATATTGAATATTTTGTCGATTATAGTCGACAGATTTTTCGGTTCCAAAAATCGTTTTATCGCTGGAGGAGTATGGCTGGGATACCTATAAACATGGCATTCGCTGGATGAATATCAAGGATTTTTTGCTCTCCAAAAAGTTGGGTTAGCTATTTCCAGCAAACCGAATCCACCCCCAGCACATAGTTTTCGATGACACGCACGGAGAATACGGTTTCATCGCCATCGAAGCCCTCGATATCGAGGTTGTTGATTTGTT is a window from the Bacteroidetes bacterium GWF2_43_63 genome containing:
- a CDS encoding peptidase M48, encoding MIKRISVLIILAVLFVDCTRVPVTRRKQFRMLPESMINNMSLIAYNDFIAANPAVPTTDSRTQQVVGVGQKLQNATITYLKKHGYGKRVKQFSWAFTLVDDPMVNAFCLPGGKIVVYSGILPVTKTDAGLATVLSHEIAHAVARHGNERMSQQLAVAMGGVALSVAMQNNPQETQNVFNSVYGIGGTLGILAYSRKHEYEADKIGMVFMALAGFDPAESVVFWERMSASGAGANIPQFLSTHPTDDNRIAAMKEFLPTAKTYYKPAQ
- a CDS encoding UDP-N-acetylmuramoylalanine--D-glutamate ligase encodes the protein MYPELNNLIEYLKESRILIAGFGREGVSTLRFLKQFVPDAQITIGDKQEIILPEEFAGMELQKLSGEGYLGDPDNFDLMIKTPGISLKEVSEKWAKSDKLSSQTGLLLRFFEHKVIGITGTKGKSTTATLIHHLLVSNGRNALLAGNIGLPFFDELPNAEKKTIVAELSSHQLETVYHSPSIAVLLNVFPEHLDHYQDFRAYARAKWNIGLYQKWGGRMFIPVEWIGHNWIDYQKQCSGQITGFGAINNEITFDFNKNHFSECIDLSKLPLQGAHNLSNISAAIGAVIEAGLELQDAIKALYSFKPLPHRLEFIREVYRVKYINDSISTIPQSAIAALKAYPATDTIILGGFNRGIDYSELIDFLSKSDVLNLVLMGEVGKLIGELMGKIRTRIKLYFVDSMQDAVAVASRNTREGRVCMLSPAAASYDKYINFEYRGDDFRKCVEAL
- a CDS encoding helicase, whose translation is MTHTTNIISAAIENLHIEKLNAMQVEAIDSIEKNQDTVLLAPTGSGKTIGFLLPILKLLDANKDQIQALVLTPSRELAIQIEQVFKSMKTGFRSLCCYGGHSVSTEKKSLQANPALLIGTPGRIADHIRRGHINTTGIHTLVLDEFDKSLEFGFEREMRFIIELLEKLQKRILTSATHSLAIPDFTGMQNPVELNYLTAEAAEGLTLKVVMSDSLEKTDTLFRLLCHLGNHSTMVFCNHREAVERISRFLADRQLENDIFHGGLEQDERERVLIKFHNGSVRILITTDLASRGLDIPLVENIIHYQLPSTETAFTHRNGRTARMHAQGNAFLLLAGEEKLPVYINEKPPIEPLPEETVVPKPSDWQTIYISAGKKDKVNKVDIVGLLLQKGKLKKEELGLINVLDFVSFAAVKSNKVPELLRLLRDEPLKKKKVKIAVAR
- a CDS encoding DNA polymerase III subunit alpha — translated: MILHCRSYYSLRFGMLAPSTVASLAAACGFPKVLLADINNCTGWVDFIKQCRSERIEGMVGMEFRRGSRLLYVCMARNMSGFQEINEYLTQCNMTETQPADFAPPFNQVFVLYPWNENTPKQLRANEYIAVRPSQVPQLRVLNDRKVRGRMVAWWPVTFGSETDYDTHCHLRAIDNNTLLSNLKSSQLAMNDEIMPDRKAAYEAFSECPDLLANAENLLRDCSADVEMGVVRNKKTFTGSRYDDKLLLEKLAMDGFPARYPNKSKQVLERIRKELEIIDRLGFSSYFLMAWDIVRYSMSRGFYHVGRGSGANSIVAYCLYITNVDPVELDLYFERFINPKRTSPPDFDIDFSWKDRTYVQDYIFKRYGSKHTALLGMMQTFRDKSVYRELGKVYGLPKTEIDALVEERKTLKADDDIIRKIVSVGEAIRDFPNLRSIHAGGVLVSEDPITMYSALDRPPKGMPTVQWDMYVAEDLGYEKFDILSQRGIGHIGDAVKFIAQNRREKIDIHDIPAFKRDPAIAAQIEKGETIGCFYVESPAMRSLLKKLDCRDYLTLVAASSIIRPGVSSSGMMQEYIRRYHNPQSFQYLHPVLEELLHETYGVMVYQEDVLKVVHHYAGLDLAEADVLRRAMSGKYRSKEEMMRIVNGFHEGAAKMGRPEEVTRELWRQIESFSGYSFSKAHSASFAVESYQSLFLKAHYPVEFMTAVINNFGGYYRSWVYFSEARRSGANVLLPCINTGDYITTVKGNNIRIGFIHVQGLEENFIRPVLEERLCNGPFADMADFVSRIHIAREQLVLLIRTGAFIFTGKTKPELLWETLAGQDARKTPEASGQLFASSHQLPNLPPLETSQLEDAYDEIELLGFPVTYTWFDLLKTSFRGEIHASGMKDAEGKYVRMIAPLVTIKPVRTKKNEKMYFASFIDFEGNFFETVHFPDSLRKYPFRGNGVYLLYGKVINDFGALNLQVEKMAKMELRGDPRA